A part of Streptantibioticus cattleyicolor NRRL 8057 = DSM 46488 genomic DNA contains:
- a CDS encoding LysR family transcriptional regulator, which produces MDITVAGMRVLREVAERGTFTAAARALGYTQSAVSRQVAALEQATGARLFDRHPGGVRLTGAGRALLRHAVVALDALDAADRELRGAGAETGRVRLGCFPTAGAVVVARALATLRRDHPRLQVTTREATTPQLVRALRAGTIDLALLSSRPPHRSPDTDDPPLHVEPLVETHLAVAVAADGTFAGRTRVAVEEIVGEPWIAGPAGADEPLLGVWPGLPGRPKVHHTARDWLTKLHLVAAGAGITTAPPVLLPAVPPGIHFVEVDGVAEEIRRVNLVRLPGPLPGPSQALVHALRHQAAALADGPG; this is translated from the coding sequence TACACCCAGTCGGCCGTCTCCCGGCAGGTGGCCGCGCTCGAACAGGCCACCGGCGCCCGCCTCTTCGACCGCCACCCCGGCGGCGTACGGCTGACCGGCGCGGGCCGCGCGCTGCTGCGCCACGCCGTCGTCGCCCTGGACGCCCTCGACGCGGCCGACCGGGAACTGCGCGGCGCCGGCGCCGAGACGGGCCGCGTCCGCCTCGGCTGCTTCCCCACCGCCGGAGCGGTCGTCGTCGCCCGCGCCCTGGCCACGCTGCGCCGCGACCACCCCCGCCTCCAGGTGACCACCCGTGAGGCGACCACCCCCCAACTCGTCCGCGCGCTGCGCGCCGGCACCATCGACCTCGCCCTGCTGTCCTCCCGGCCCCCGCACCGCTCACCCGACACCGACGACCCGCCGCTGCACGTCGAACCGTTGGTGGAAACCCACCTCGCGGTCGCGGTGGCGGCCGACGGCACGTTCGCCGGGCGCACCCGCGTCGCCGTCGAAGAGATCGTCGGCGAACCGTGGATCGCCGGCCCGGCCGGCGCGGACGAACCCCTGCTCGGCGTCTGGCCCGGCCTGCCCGGACGACCCAAGGTCCACCACACCGCCCGCGACTGGCTGACCAAACTCCACCTCGTCGCCGCCGGGGCCGGCATCACGACAGCCCCACCCGTCCTGCTCCCCGCCGTCCCGCCCGGCATCCACTTCGTCGAGGTCGACGGTGTCGCGGAGGAGATCCGCCGCGTCAACCTCGTCCGCCTCCCCGGCCCCCTCCCCGGCCCCTCCCAAGCCCTGGTGCACGCCCTCCGCCACCAAGCCGCCGCCCTCGCCGACGGCCCGGGGTGA
- the lspA gene encoding signal peptidase II has translation MAVAGRGGAGGKRVPLLLAVAAVAYGIDLGSKMWVVGHLEHRAPVEVIGSWLELDVTRNSGAAFSFGAAVTIVFTVIAAAVAVAIFRLARKLYSVPWAIALGLLLGGALGNLTDRLFRAPGDFQGAVVDFIAVRGFSVMNLADWAIVCGGVLIVVLSFCRLELDGTRSAPGDRDTAREATRTGDQAPHGGA, from the coding sequence GTGGCGGTCGCGGGGCGAGGCGGTGCGGGTGGGAAGCGGGTTCCCTTGCTGCTGGCGGTGGCGGCGGTCGCTTACGGGATCGACCTGGGCAGCAAGATGTGGGTGGTCGGTCATCTGGAGCACCGCGCACCGGTCGAGGTGATCGGTAGCTGGCTCGAACTGGACGTGACGCGCAACTCCGGGGCGGCGTTCAGTTTCGGTGCGGCGGTGACGATCGTCTTCACGGTGATCGCCGCCGCCGTCGCGGTGGCGATCTTCCGGCTGGCGCGGAAGTTGTACAGCGTCCCGTGGGCGATCGCGCTCGGCCTGCTCCTGGGCGGCGCGTTGGGCAACCTGACGGATCGTCTGTTCCGTGCGCCCGGGGATTTTCAGGGGGCGGTGGTCGACTTCATCGCCGTCCGCGGGTTCAGCGTCATGAACCTCGCGGACTGGGCGATCGTCTGCGGTGGCGTCCTGATCGTCGTCCTCTCCTTCTGCCGGCTGGAACTCGACGGCACCCGCAGCGCCCCCGGCGACCGCGACACCGCGCGGGAAGCCACACGCACGGGGGACCAGGCACCGCACGGCGGGGCGTGA
- a CDS encoding HD domain-containing protein, with amino-acid sequence MDNSNEHNDVTRRMVLGRGASIAVAGAVTALTTGAVAAPAARAATPGPRPDALPSSVAGVPIPDSRLAREAVAFARGAAPEVLFNHVMRTYVFGALVFDRRGVRYDRELVFVASVLHDLGLVESFQTPTERFEVDGADAAQRFLLRHRMSADRAALVWDAIALHTSVGIATRKRPEIAMVSVGSGLDFSGNGLQQIPSDVLEEVLTAFPREGFKEDAVDRILSLCRTKPMAELMHPFVEVGRRHIPGFPVPTVEDMLLAAPFDS; translated from the coding sequence ATGGACAACAGCAACGAGCATAACGACGTCACCCGGCGCATGGTGCTGGGCCGCGGTGCCTCGATCGCCGTGGCCGGCGCGGTGACCGCGCTCACCACGGGTGCGGTGGCCGCCCCCGCCGCACGGGCCGCGACGCCGGGCCCACGCCCCGACGCGCTGCCTTCTTCGGTGGCCGGGGTGCCCATCCCGGACAGCCGGCTCGCCCGGGAAGCCGTGGCGTTCGCCCGGGGCGCCGCCCCCGAGGTGCTCTTCAACCACGTCATGCGGACGTATGTCTTCGGTGCCCTGGTCTTCGACCGGCGTGGGGTGCGCTACGACCGGGAGCTGGTCTTCGTCGCCTCCGTGCTGCACGATCTCGGACTGGTCGAGTCGTTCCAGACCCCGACCGAGCGTTTCGAGGTCGACGGTGCCGACGCCGCGCAGCGTTTCCTGCTGCGGCACCGGATGTCCGCCGACCGGGCGGCGCTGGTGTGGGACGCGATCGCGCTGCACACCAGCGTCGGGATCGCCACCCGGAAGAGGCCGGAGATCGCCATGGTGTCCGTCGGCTCCGGCCTCGACTTCAGCGGCAACGGCCTCCAGCAGATCCCGTCCGACGTCCTTGAGGAGGTGCTGACCGCCTTCCCCCGGGAGGGATTCAAGGAGGACGCGGTCGACCGCATCCTCTCCCTGTGCCGCACCAAACCCATGGCGGAGCTGATGCATCCCTTCGTCGAGGTCGGCCGACGCCACATCCCCGGTTTCCCGGTGCCCACCGTGGAAGACATGCTCCTCGCCGCGCCGTTCGACAGCTGA
- a CDS encoding CGNR zinc finger domain-containing protein — MTASDWPATGRYGLDPAPGRLGLVQDLLNTVAAGAPREPDLLASPEAARAWADQALARWSAVTGRQPRGVVLDADGLEELRAFRDDLHQLVAQGPPSGEDGPGPAAVLHSTAASLQLGDDGVVRLEPRGTGWHRLAALVLGAAFEAQLGDTWRRLKTCRNPRCRVGFYDRSRNNSGVWHDVKTCGNAANLRAYRARRRAHATGDGDGEVRLTGDS; from the coding sequence ATGACGGCCTCGGACTGGCCGGCCACCGGCCGCTACGGGCTGGATCCGGCCCCCGGACGCCTCGGCCTCGTCCAGGACCTCCTCAACACCGTGGCGGCGGGCGCCCCCCGTGAGCCCGATCTGCTCGCCTCGCCGGAGGCCGCGCGGGCATGGGCGGACCAGGCCCTGGCCCGGTGGTCGGCGGTCACCGGACGGCAGCCGCGCGGGGTCGTGCTCGACGCCGACGGGCTGGAGGAGTTGCGGGCCTTCCGCGACGACCTGCACCAGCTCGTCGCGCAGGGGCCGCCCTCCGGCGAGGACGGTCCGGGGCCCGCCGCCGTCCTGCACTCGACGGCCGCCTCCCTCCAGCTCGGTGACGACGGCGTGGTGCGCCTCGAACCACGCGGCACCGGCTGGCACCGCCTCGCCGCCCTCGTCCTGGGCGCCGCCTTCGAGGCCCAACTGGGCGATACCTGGCGGCGGTTGAAGACCTGTCGCAATCCACGCTGCCGCGTCGGCTTCTACGACCGTTCCCGTAACAACAGCGGCGTCTGGCACGACGTGAAGACCTGCGGTAACGCGGCCAACCTGCGGGCCTACCGCGCACGTCGGCGGGCGCACGCCACCGGTGACGGAGACGGGGAGGTCCGACTCACAGGCGACAGCTGA